AAAAAATGCCCGATCCCAATGCAAATTCTGTGGTCCCTTGTCTATGAATGCTATACTTACTTGAAATATAACCCTAAAAGGTAATATTATCCAAACAGATTTCTTGCCCAGGTAGCTCGGTCAAGCCGGTCAACACGATCTATTCTTAGCCTGAAACGCCTCTATTGCGACCCTGTAGAGTTTCTGTGACCTCATAAGATAGTACAGCACCGTCCTGCAATATTTGGCATTTCGGCTATTTCATCAATTTGTGAATCTAAAGCAGTCGTATAAGCGTGTAATACGTTTAAGGCCCTGTATAATTTTCTTGTCACAGACCACAATTTTCGTTATTCTTACATTCATAATCATTATAGCTGTAAATAATGTAAATAAATGTAAATAATGTAAATAAATGTAACGCGATCGCTAAAAAAGGAGCCACCCATGAAACCACTGAACCGGCGCACATTTCTCAGAAATGCAGGTGTTTGTCTGGCATTGCCGTTTTTAGACGCCATGATCCCCGTGGGGCGGGCTGCGAGTCAGGCATTTGCCCTTGCCCGCGAACAAGCTGCAAAGCGACTGGTATGTATTGGCAACCCCTTTGGAATGATCCCCGAGCGATTCTTTCCAACAGAAAGCGGCACAAATTACGCACTTCCTTCCCTCCTGCAACCACTATCAGCGCACCAGCGAGATTTCACCATCTTCTCCAACCTGGACCACGGCGTAACCGGTGGGCACCGCACCGCGCATACATTCTTGAGCGGCACCCGCATCAAAGACGCCAAAATGATGCCCGAAGGCAACATCAGCATCGATCAAAAAGCCGCGGAATTTGTGGGCGTCAACACGCGGTTCCCCTCGTTAAACGTGAGCATCAACGGCCACTGCGAAATGTGCTGGACACGCACGGGCGTGCGTGTACCGCCGATTAACGATCCTCGAAAAGTATTTCAAGCGCTATTTGTAGATACCACAGCACAGGAAAAAGAACGGCGTGCAATCGCGCTCGAGCAGCACGGCAGCATCTTAGACGCCGTAATGGGAGAAGCGCGATCCTTTGAGCGCAAACTGGGACAAAGAGATCGGGAAAAACTGGAAGAATATCTGACCTCTGTGCGCACAGTCGAGAAAAAGCTGGGCATGTCCAAAGCGTGGCTGGACAAACCCAAACCCCAGGTCAATATGGAAATGCCGGAAAATGGTCCCTTTGTCGAAACCCTGCCCTTGATGTATGACCTCATTGCCCTATCACTGCAAACCGACTCCACGCGGATAGCAACCCTGGAAGTGGGCATGGGGATCAAAACCACGGACCTGGGCTTGAACACGAATTACCACAAATACTCACACCACGGCAAATTGCCCGAACTCATGGAAGGCCTGACAATCATCGAAAAATACCAGATGAAACACCTGGGCCTGTTCTTTGACAAACTCAAAGCCATTGAAGACCCCGCTGGGGGAACCTTATTTGACAACACCATGGTATTATCCGGCAGCGGCATGGGCAACGGCAGTTCCCATTCCAACAAAAACCTGCCCATCTTGCTCGCGGGTGGTGGATTCCAACACGGGCAGCACCTGGTATTTCCAGAAGCAAAACCCCAGCGCGTACCATTGAGCAACCTGTACCTATCGATGTTACAGAATTTTGGACTGGAAATCGATCACTTCGGCCAGAGCACCGGCACGCTAAAAGGATTCGAATAAAAATGAAAAAATGCGTTCTATTCCTCCTGATTGGCATCTTGTCGTCAGCGACTGCATGGGCAGAAGGGGATGCGACATATAAAAATACCGTGCGGACGTTTTTGTCGCAGCGATGTTACAAATGCCACGGCGCAGAGCTTCAAAAAGCAGACCTGCGGTTTGACACCCTCACGTTGGATTTTCACAATGAAGATGTCTTGCTAACGTGGCAAAACATCGCCGACATGTTAAACCTCGGCTTAATGCCGCCTTATGAAGAGCCGCAGCCCGAACTGGCTGAAATGATGCCCGTAATCGACTGGATCACCGCCTCGCTAAAAGCGCATTACGAAGCAGAAGAAAGCACGGGCGGACAAACGGTCTTGCGCCGATTGAATCGGAACGAATACCGCAACACCATTCGGGATCTACTGCATCTGGACATGACCATATTCGACCCCACAGATGCATTTCCCCAGGACGATGAAGAACACGGATTTGACAACATTGGCAAAACCCTCGTCATGTCGGATTTCCTCGTCGAAAAATATCTCGACGCCGCCGATCAAATCGTAGAACGCGCCATATTGCCCGGCCCACCGCCAGAAGTAAAAACACACGAATTCACCTTTCCCATCATGCGCGGGGCCGGTGGATTTTTAGCACCGGCGAGCCGCCGCTTGAAACAGGGATACGACGAGCTATTCCGCCGACCCGACGACCGCTGGGGATACATGTCCATCGACAGATTCCGAAAAGGCGTACCGCATTCGGGAATTTACCGCGTTCGCGTTCGCGCATCCGCACACAACCAGCAACACCCCTATGACAAAGCACTGCGAACAGATGAAAATGAACCCATGCGCCTGGGCATTGTCGCCGCATCCGGGCGTTATGGCGACCTGCGGCAAAGCAACACATCGGATATGCCATTAGCCGAATTTGAAATGATCGCAGATGGCAAACCGCGCGATTACGAACGCGAACTCTATCTGGATGAGTCCTATGTGCCGCGCGTCACCTATCCAAACGGACCGATCACCCTTTATTGGCGGAGCATTCTGAGGCGTTACCATCCCCAGCTCTACGACAAAACAGACCGGCGCAAACTGTCTCAGAGAGAAGATCAGCAACTCGTACACCGGCAAACCGAAGTCGCAGTCATGAACTATCTGGGACCGAGCATTCGCATATACAAAGTCGAAATCGAAGGTCCCCTTTACGATCAGTGGCCCCCGTCTTCGCACACGAGCATATTTGGCAAGCGCGACCCCAACAAAGTCAAACCGCGCGATATCCTGACCCGTTTTGCCACGCGCGCGTATCGCCGCCCGGTCAAACAGAGTGAAATCGCGCACATTCTGCAACTGGTCGAGCAACACGAAAAAACAGGCGC
This Gemmatimonadota bacterium DNA region includes the following protein-coding sequences:
- a CDS encoding DUF1552 domain-containing protein — translated: MKPLNRRTFLRNAGVCLALPFLDAMIPVGRAASQAFALAREQAAKRLVCIGNPFGMIPERFFPTESGTNYALPSLLQPLSAHQRDFTIFSNLDHGVTGGHRTAHTFLSGTRIKDAKMMPEGNISIDQKAAEFVGVNTRFPSLNVSINGHCEMCWTRTGVRVPPINDPRKVFQALFVDTTAQEKERRAIALEQHGSILDAVMGEARSFERKLGQRDREKLEEYLTSVRTVEKKLGMSKAWLDKPKPQVNMEMPENGPFVETLPLMYDLIALSLQTDSTRIATLEVGMGIKTTDLGLNTNYHKYSHHGKLPELMEGLTIIEKYQMKHLGLFFDKLKAIEDPAGGTLFDNTMVLSGSGMGNGSSHSNKNLPILLAGGGFQHGQHLVFPEAKPQRVPLSNLYLSMLQNFGLEIDHFGQSTGTLKGFE
- a CDS encoding DUF1592 domain-containing protein → MKKCVLFLLIGILSSATAWAEGDATYKNTVRTFLSQRCYKCHGAELQKADLRFDTLTLDFHNEDVLLTWQNIADMLNLGLMPPYEEPQPELAEMMPVIDWITASLKAHYEAEESTGGQTVLRRLNRNEYRNTIRDLLHLDMTIFDPTDAFPQDDEEHGFDNIGKTLVMSDFLVEKYLDAADQIVERAILPGPPPEVKTHEFTFPIMRGAGGFLAPASRRLKQGYDELFRRPDDRWGYMSIDRFRKGVPHSGIYRVRVRASAHNQQHPYDKALRTDENEPMRLGIVAASGRYGDLRQSNTSDMPLAEFEMIADGKPRDYERELYLDESYVPRVTYPNGPITLYWRSILRRYHPQLYDKTDRRKLSQREDQQLVHRQTEVAVMNYLGPSIRIYKVEIEGPLYDQWPPSSHTSIFGKRDPNKVKPRDILTRFATRAYRRPVKQSEIAHILQLVEQHEKTGASRVQAIKMGLKAILCSPNFLYLYENEGQLDDYALASKLSYFLWSSMPDEELFEQARKKRLHKPDVLRAQIDRMLKDEKARAFVENFTERWLALYKIGEMPPDPRNFRLYYQAHLEDAIKKETHAFFQHILDKNMSIAHFIDSDFTFINRDLSLLYRIEGVEGREFRKVKLNDPKRGGLLGHASVLTATSNGIETSPVVRGVWVLENILGTPPPPPLPDIEPLEPDIRGSTTIRQQLASHRNIATCNECHRHIDPIGFALENFNPIGAWRYGYGPKKPKIDASDVLSDGSKFDGLVGFKKILMQKKDQFARCLTEKMLTYATGRTLEATDRPEVDRILHNLKTQGYGLKDLVMLVATSEPFLTK